A region from the Planctomycetota bacterium genome encodes:
- a CDS encoding transcriptional regulator, protein MPTDTPLRKHRTVADQLCEVQDQFIRRWGEMGATWGINRTQAEIFAFLFVTGQPQCTDDVMDRLNISRGNASMSLRALCDWGIIRRFHRRGERRDYFEALEDVWEVMSIITAERKKREMDPVLDTIRECREALEAGAVGAAAAKEDKVATSRRRLGDMEDFMAATNEIFEVFVAGAKSGLRKMATQLLGAINGNGKKKAKKTVAAT, encoded by the coding sequence ATGCCCACCGACACACCTCTTCGTAAGCATCGCACCGTCGCCGACCAACTCTGCGAGGTCCAGGATCAGTTCATCCGCCGATGGGGCGAGATGGGCGCGACTTGGGGGATCAACCGGACGCAGGCGGAGATTTTCGCGTTTCTGTTCGTCACGGGTCAGCCGCAATGCACCGACGACGTGATGGATCGTCTGAACATTTCTCGCGGCAACGCGAGCATGTCGCTGCGGGCCCTTTGCGACTGGGGCATCATCCGTCGTTTTCACCGGCGCGGCGAACGGCGGGACTATTTCGAAGCACTCGAGGACGTCTGGGAAGTGATGAGCATCATTACCGCCGAGCGGAAAAAACGCGAGATGGACCCGGTGCTCGACACGATCCGAGAGTGTCGCGAGGCGCTCGAGGCTGGTGCGGTCGGCGCGGCGGCGGCGAAGGAAGACAAGGTCGCGACCAGCCGACGCCGGCTTGGTGACATGGAAGACTTCATGGCCGCGACCAACGAGATCTTCGAAGTCTTCGTCGCCGGTGCCAAGAGCGGCTTGCGGAAGATGGCCACGCAGTTGCTCGGCGCAATCAACGGCAACGGGAAGAAAAAGGCCAAGAAAACGGTTGCCGCTACCTGA
- a CDS encoding UDP-glucuronic acid decarboxylase family protein, with protein sequence MRILMAGASGFLGSHLSDLLLGQGHEVVGVDNYITGRKENVAHLDGNPKWTHIEHDLIQPLKLDGPVDRIYHMASPASPKGYYDNQVATMKVNSEGTWNLLELALEKGARVLMASTSECYGDPQVNPQPESYWGNVNPIGLRSMYDEAKRFAEACMMAYHRERNADTRIIRIFNTYGPRMDPTDGRVVINFIKQALHDEPLTVYGDGKQTRSLCYVSDLVDGINRVMECDFVEPVNLGNPSELTVLQIAEEVLNLIPHSRSKIEHLPLPGVYKDDPKVRRPDIGRARELLGWEPKVERREGLGKMIEFYRERL encoded by the coding sequence ATGAGAATCCTCATGGCTGGTGCGTCGGGCTTTCTGGGCTCGCATTTGTCCGACTTGCTCCTCGGGCAGGGTCACGAAGTCGTCGGTGTCGACAACTACATCACGGGGCGCAAGGAGAACGTCGCTCATCTCGACGGAAACCCCAAGTGGACGCACATCGAGCATGACCTGATCCAGCCGCTCAAGCTCGACGGCCCGGTCGATCGCATCTATCACATGGCATCGCCAGCCTCGCCGAAGGGCTACTACGACAACCAGGTCGCGACCATGAAGGTCAATAGCGAGGGCACGTGGAATCTGCTCGAACTCGCGTTGGAGAAGGGCGCCCGTGTGCTCATGGCCAGCACGAGTGAGTGCTACGGCGACCCGCAGGTGAACCCCCAGCCCGAGAGCTACTGGGGCAACGTCAACCCGATCGGCCTGCGGAGCATGTACGACGAGGCCAAGCGGTTCGCCGAGGCATGCATGATGGCCTACCACCGGGAACGAAACGCCGACACGCGGATCATCCGCATCTTCAACACCTACGGCCCCCGCATGGACCCGACCGACGGGCGTGTCGTGATCAACTTCATTAAGCAAGCGCTGCACGACGAGCCGCTCACGGTTTACGGCGACGGCAAGCAGACCCGTTCGCTCTGTTACGTGAGTGATCTGGTGGACGGGATCAACCGGGTGATGGAGTGTGACTTCGTCGAGCCGGTCAACCTCGGCAACCCGAGCGAACTGACGGTTTTGCAGATCGCCGAGGAAGTGCTCAACCTGATCCCGCACAGCAGGAGCAAAATCGAGCATTTGCCGCTGCCGGGGGTGTACAAGGACGACCCGAAAGTGCGTCGCCCCGACATCGGTCGTGCCAGAGAACTGCTGGGTTGGGAGCCGAAGGTCGAGCGCCGCGAAGGACTGGGCAAGATGATCGAGTTTTACAGGGAACGGCTCTGA
- a CDS encoding substrate-binding domain-containing protein, with protein MSDTPPRIGVLVNNVGGYSRGVIRGIASFATARGWECRTQDVNATDLPLARRKYDGLIIQAGVADLQRLISRVRGPVVNVSSAMQASPVPSVVTDDVAVGRIGADLFAQRGYRRAIFYSPDDRHFAALRHRGFVERLPFAALCRTPAELKRALGQEHPPVGLMGCNDRAALAALDLLRGLGREVPRHVAVLGVDNDDLMQSLARPALSTINTSKERIGFEAAALLERQMLGERVGDEPVRIAPRGIILRRSTDAVAVPDDAVAEALQFIEHDATRRVSVDDVAEHVTISRRQLERRFRQTLGRSIREELERCRLDRARQLLLDTDLTLPQVADASGFGSASYFCTLFKAKTGGTPQELRRRFGGLDARNPDATG; from the coding sequence ATGAGCGACACTCCGCCACGTATCGGCGTACTGGTCAATAACGTCGGCGGCTATTCGCGCGGCGTGATCCGGGGCATCGCCTCGTTCGCGACGGCGCGTGGCTGGGAGTGCCGCACGCAAGACGTGAACGCGACCGACTTGCCGCTCGCTCGACGAAAGTATGACGGGTTGATCATCCAAGCTGGGGTAGCCGATTTGCAGCGGCTCATCAGCCGTGTGCGCGGCCCGGTCGTCAATGTTTCCTCCGCCATGCAGGCGTCGCCGGTGCCAAGCGTCGTCACCGACGATGTCGCCGTCGGCAGAATCGGGGCTGATCTGTTTGCACAACGTGGCTACCGCCGTGCCATCTTCTACAGCCCGGACGATCGGCACTTTGCGGCATTGCGACATCGCGGGTTTGTCGAGCGCCTGCCTTTCGCCGCCCTATGCCGAACACCCGCCGAGCTGAAGCGAGCGCTGGGCCAGGAACATCCGCCCGTTGGGCTAATGGGTTGCAACGACCGGGCCGCGTTGGCGGCCTTGGACCTGCTCCGAGGCCTCGGGCGCGAAGTCCCCCGCCACGTCGCGGTTCTCGGCGTCGACAATGACGACCTCATGCAGTCGCTCGCACGTCCCGCACTATCGACGATCAACACCTCCAAGGAACGCATCGGTTTCGAGGCGGCCGCCCTGCTGGAGCGGCAGATGCTCGGCGAACGTGTCGGCGACGAGCCGGTTCGTATCGCGCCGCGCGGCATCATTCTGCGCCGATCGACCGATGCCGTCGCGGTACCTGACGACGCTGTCGCCGAGGCGTTGCAGTTCATCGAACATGACGCGACTCGCCGGGTAAGCGTCGACGACGTCGCGGAGCATGTGACGATCAGCCGCCGGCAGCTCGAACGTCGGTTCCGACAGACGCTCGGCCGTTCGATCCGCGAAGAGCTCGAACGTTGCCGGCTCGATCGCGCGCGGCAGCTATTGCTCGACACCGATCTGACTCTGCCCCAAGTCGCCGACGCCAGCGGCTTCGGATCGGCCAGCTACTTTTGCACGCTGTTCAAAGCCAAGACCGGCGGAACGCCGCAGGAGCTGCGTCGGCGGTTCGGCGGCCTGGACGCGCGCAACCCCGACGCGACCGGCTAA
- a CDS encoding glycosyltransferase family 2 protein: MSQPIPPTPARPAPLNDLPSYPGHPSMPDQVEIRKVSVIIPVYNEEVTVQHLISLVVNAELPSGLTREIVCVNDCSTDGTAAKLDELTTLHPGTHFVIKHQPANRGKGAALREGFKHATGEAILIQDADLEYDPADYVKLLRPMVQGKADVVYGSRFIGEPHRVLFFWHTMGNKFLTWLSNMFTNLNLTDMEVCYKVFRKEVLDQIDLECDRFGFEPEVTAKIARLKPRIRIYEVGIAYYGRSYEEGKKITWKDGVRAIGAILRYGIFR; encoded by the coding sequence ATGAGTCAGCCGATCCCGCCCACACCTGCCCGCCCGGCACCGTTGAACGATCTGCCGAGTTATCCCGGCCACCCGTCGATGCCCGACCAGGTCGAGATTCGCAAGGTGTCGGTCATCATCCCGGTCTACAACGAGGAGGTGACGGTTCAGCACTTGATCAGCCTGGTCGTTAATGCCGAACTGCCGTCGGGACTCACGCGGGAAATCGTCTGTGTCAACGACTGCTCGACCGACGGCACGGCCGCGAAACTCGACGAACTGACCACGCTGCACCCCGGCACGCACTTCGTCATCAAGCACCAGCCGGCCAACCGTGGGAAGGGTGCGGCACTCCGGGAAGGGTTCAAGCATGCGACCGGCGAGGCGATCCTTATTCAGGACGCCGACCTCGAGTACGACCCGGCCGACTACGTCAAACTGCTTCGGCCGATGGTGCAGGGCAAAGCCGACGTCGTCTACGGCAGTCGGTTCATCGGCGAGCCCCATCGCGTCTTGTTCTTCTGGCACACGATGGGCAACAAGTTTCTCACCTGGCTCTCCAACATGTTCACCAACCTGAACCTCACCGATATGGAGGTTTGCTACAAGGTGTTCCGCAAGGAGGTACTCGACCAAATCGATCTTGAATGCGATCGGTTCGGTTTCGAGCCTGAGGTGACCGCAAAGATCGCCCGGCTCAAGCCACGCATCCGAATCTACGAAGTTGGCATCGCTTATTACGGCCGCAGCTACGAAGAGGGCAAGAAGATCACCTGGAAAGACGGCGTGCGGGCGATCGGCGCGATCCTGCGTTACGGGATTTTCCGTTAG
- a CDS encoding bifunctional nuclease family protein codes for MPVRMELNKIIISELADQQVIVLREIDGERTFPIVIGTGEAVAISRRLKGDVPARPMTHELLADVIDKLGGEVTRVEITDLQQHTFFARIHIRRADGEEISIDSRPSDAIAIGIATQVPIDVNESVLSEVC; via the coding sequence ATGCCCGTCCGCATGGAGCTCAACAAGATCATCATCTCCGAGCTGGCCGACCAGCAGGTGATCGTCCTCCGTGAGATCGACGGCGAACGCACGTTCCCCATCGTCATCGGCACGGGCGAAGCCGTCGCGATCAGCCGACGACTCAAGGGCGACGTTCCGGCGCGGCCCATGACCCACGAGCTACTCGCCGACGTCATCGACAAGCTCGGTGGCGAAGTCACCCGCGTCGAGATCACCGACCTCCAGCAACACACCTTCTTCGCCCGGATCCACATCCGCCGCGCGGACGGCGAAGAGATCAGCATCGACAGCCGACCCTCCGATGCCATCGCCATCGGCATCGCGACGCAAGTCCCGATCGACGTGAACGAGTCGGTCCTCTCGGAAGTCTGCTAA